TAATGCATCTTCATCCTTTAGCGCGGAAATCAAAGGCCCCACTGCATGTGGATCCGTTATTCTACCTAATGCTATTGCCGCACGACTTCGGACAGTCCAATGCGGGTCGTGCAGCGCTGAAACAAGCGCTTGCAAAGCACTGCGTTCCCCAATCCTCCCCAGGGCCTCCGCGGCAGTCATCCTTACATGAGATTGTTCATTTTGGTCATTCAGCACCCCAATAAGGGGCGATACTGCCCGGGCATTGCTTATCTGGCCCAGTGCTTTCACCGCATGTCTTCGAATGAGCGGGTCTGTATCCTTCATCAAAGCAATTAGCGGCTTTACAGCTCGCGGATCCCTTATCTCGCCCAGCGCCTCTGCTGCCTGTCGCCGGACAAGAGGATCATAATCTTTCAGTTCAGCAATTAGGGGCTTTACGGCTGGCTTGCCGAGGCTTGCCAATACGTCAACAGGCTGCCTGCCCAGAGAATCGATATGCCCTAACTCGTATTCTTCATCCACATAACGCGAAACCTTCCCCCTGTTCCATTGAAGGCGTGCTGCCACATCTCGTTCACTAAGGCCTTTTTCTTGAAGAGACCTCACCCGCAAGAGTTCTGCTTCCGATCGAGTAATGAGCAGGTACCCCTTGGCTTGCATGCAAGCAGCGACGTGCTTGCCGTTGGAAGGGACAGATTCACAGGCCTCGAGATCCGACCTCATTAGCGCATCCGGGGCGCCCTTCTGGAACCAAACCATGTCCCTGGGATGTAGGCGATACCAAACCCTTTTGGCATTGTAGGCCGTTACAAAGAAGACTAATAGACCTATGGCGAACAACTTGTGTCGACCAGACATACGGATAACGCCGGTAAAGTGAATGAATTTATCCCAGGTTTGTAGTCGATGGCAAGCTCCTTCGCCAGGGGCTTCGGCGGCTCAAGAGGGCAGTGGGAAATACGGGACATCCCTTCAGTTTTACGGTTTTGACCAAAGTTTGCCCAAAAATCCATACGAAATTAGCCGGTTATAGTTAAGATGACCAGACCACTTTGACTCATCAGTGCTCCACAACGAGCGAAGGATCACTTTCGCCAGAACTCCGGCACGAAAAGAACGAGAACCGTGTAGATTTCCAATCGCCCCACAAGCATACACAGGATGAGTAACCACTTACCCAGCAACGGGATATGGGCAAAGTTATCCGTGGGCCCCACCAGTCCAAGACCTGGCCCGATGTTTCCAATTGTGGCTGCTACGGCCGCAAAGGAGGTGATCACATCAACATCCATAGAGGCCAGCAAAAAGGAGCAGAGGATAAAGAGACCCAGGTAAAACATGAAATATCCCCATATACTGTGTAGAACCTCATCTGAGATGGGATGGCCTCCAAGTTTGACTTGTGTTACTGCATGGGGGTGGATCAGGGAAAAGAGCTGCTTGTACGAATGCTTCAGAAGAAGCATAATGCGTAGGCACTTCATGCCGCCGCCAGTGGAGCCCGCGCAGGCGCCGAGAAACATGCAAAAGAGTAAAATACTGTGAGAAAGAGGAGGCCATAATTCATAGTCGGCCGTGGCGTATCCGGTTGTTGTAATTATGGAGAGCACCTGGAAGACACCAAACCGTATGGCCCCGGAAAGCGTTTCATATGCCGCGTGATAGATATTGAAAGTGACTACGAGACAAAATATGGCGGCTATGCCTATGAAAAAACGAAACTCCGAATTGCGCCAGAATGCCAGACAATCTCCCTTCAAGCATTGATAATGAAGGGAGAAGTTGATTCCCGCAAAGAGCATAAACATACAGATAACCGTATCGATGTATGGGCTATTATAGGCACCGATGGAAGCGTTTCTTGTGGAGAACCCTCCAGTGGCCATGGTTCCAAAGGTGTGGCAGAAGGCCTCAAACAAGTCCATGCCTCCAAGCATCAGCAACAAGGTTTCTGCTGCGCTGAAAAGCACATAGACCTTCCACAAGACCATGGCCGTGTCTCTAATGCGCGGCTTTAGCTTATCCGGTACCGGTCCTGGGACTTCAGGCTTATAAAGCTGCATACCCCCAATACCCAGAAGTGGTAAGATGGCCAGAGATAGCACAATGATTCCCATCCCCCCCAGCCAGTGGGTGAGACTCCTCCAGAAGAGAAATCCACGAGGCACCATCTCTATGTTGCAAAGCACCGAAGCCCCTGTGGTGGTAAAACCTGAAAGAGACTCGAAAAAGGCATCAGCAAAGGTGTTGAACACGCCTCCCCAGTAGTACGGGAGCGCTCCGAAAAGCCCGGCGGCCGTCCACCCAAGGGCCACCACTCCCATCCCCTCCCGATGGCTCATCATCTCATCCTTGGCGCTTCTGAAAACAAAATAGAGCGCCGCGCCGCTTCCAAGCGTAACTACTATCGACTTCGCAAGGGGACCAACGCTTTCGTCCTGATAGAAGAGGCCAAAAAGGAGGGGAAAGACCATGGTCAACCCGAGAAAAATGGTCAAAATCCCGACTAGATGGAGCGTGTAGCGGATGCGCATTTAGAAATACTCCAGCTTGACCATGAGGGCCTTTTCGACCTGAGGGATACCCTGGCGGGTAGAAAGGATAATGATTCGATCCTCCGGCAGGATGACGCTATCTCCTGTGGGGATGATCACTTCGTCCTGACGTATGATAGCTACAACCAACGCGCCTTGAGGGAAGGAGATTTTCTTGAGGGGGTTTCCAACAATATCAGAGGTTTCCAGGGCAATAGCTTCCAGAACCTCTGCTTCTTCCCCTTTGAGGGCCATGGCAGACAACACTTTGCCCCGGCGAACATATTGTAATATCGTATTGATTGCCGCAAGACGTGGGCTAACAACGTGTTCAAGACCGATGGCAGAAACCAGGGGAAAGTAGCCAAACTTACTAATGCGAGTCACGGTCTTATGCGCGCCCATCCGTTTGGCAAGAAGGGATGTAAGAATGTTGGTTTCTTCGTCTCCGGTAAGGGTTATCACCACGTCCATATCCTGGATGTTTTCCTCTCGAAGGAGTTCTTGGTCGGAGCCATCCCCCTGCAGGACTACAACTTTGTCAAGGTCTTCTGCCAGCTCCCGGCAACGATCCGTATCTTTCTCAATGAGCTTGGTATGTATGGAGTGTTTTTCGAGGGCCTTGGCAGCCTTGAGCCCCAGATTGCCGCCTCCGACAAGGAGCACATGGTTAAAGGGTTCAGCCCGCTTGCCAAAAATCTTTAAGGCAGCCTTGAGTCCTTTTTCCTCTGAAACAAAGTAGACCAGATCCCCTTCCAGGATTTGGTCTTCCCCGGAAGGGATAATAAGTTCTTCATTTCTAACAATGGCTGCTACAAGGATCTTTTTCTGGCCGGCCTTGTTGCGGAGATCTATCAGCTTGGTGCCGGCCACCGGGCTATTCCCATCCAGGTGCACACCAACAAGCTTGATGCGACCGTCGGCAAATTCTCCTACATCCACAGCGCCGGGAACCCGCAGCAGCCTCTCAACCGTCTTGACCGCCTCGGCCTCTGGGTTTATCATCACATCAATGCGATAGGGATCCTGGCTCAGGACGTCCTGATGCATAAGATAATCTTCGCTTCTGATGCGGGCCAGTTTAATAGTAGCAGGAGATAGAATATTGGCAAAAAGGGAGGCGACCAGGTTGGTCTCGTCGCTGTCAGTAACAGCCAGCATGATGTCGGCCCCTTTTATTCCTGCCTGCTCAAGGATGGCCGGACTACTCCCGCAACCCTGGACTGCCTGCACATCCAGGCTTTCAAAAACCCGTCGCAAAGCTCCCGCATTGTTGTCAATGACCACAACTTCCTTGTTTTCAAGGGCGAGACGGCTAGCAATGTGGAAGCCAACCTCACCCGCGCCAACAATGACAATTTTCAATGTAATCGCTCCCAGCTAAGTTAATCCGTAGGCGTTCAAGAGCCAAGTCCAGTCCATTATGCGATCATCCTCGGGCAGGGCCATTACTGATCCCCGAACTGTCACATTCGTTTGATGGGACGAGGCTGATTTGGCGTGTTGTCTTTTCAACAGGATTGATAAGCGGAATTTCCGCGCCCTCCCTTTTTGTAATACCCACTTCAGTGAATTTTCGTGCCGAGGCCAAGACTCTCCGTTCAAAAGAGCCGATGACCTGGTTATACGTTGATACACACCTCTGAACGTCTCGGCCCAGCCTGCCCAGGTGTTCTGTCATCGTGTTGATTCTCTCGTAGAGCTCCTTGCCCAGGTTGCTGATGACTACGGCGTTCTTGGCCATGGTTTCTTGTCGCCACCCAAAGGCCACGGCTTTGAGAAGAGAAATGAAGGTTGTTGGAGTGGCCAATATGACACCCTTATCCACACCTTTTTCGATGAGGCCGGGATTCTGTTCTAAGGCTGAGCTGAAGAAATTCTCTCCGGGTATGAAGAGGACCACAAATTCAGGGGTCGGCTGAAACTGTTCCCAGTAGCTCTTTTGCGAGAGTTTATTCATATGGGCCTGGATCTGTTTGGAATGGAGGACCAACTTGCTTGCCCTTTCTTCCTCTGTTTCAGCTTCCAGGGCTTCCAGATAGGCAAGAAGCGGGGCCTTGGCATCCACTACAATCTGTCTTTCATTGGGGAGCCTAACAATCATATCAGGTCGCAAGCGACCTTGCTCGGTATCTCTGGTTTCTTGTTCAAAGAAATCACAGCATCTCAGCATACCGGCCAGTTCAGCAACTCTCCTTAAAGTAATTTCTCCCCACCTTCCACGCACCTGAGGGGTTCTGAGCGCCTTGACCAGATTCGCGGTTTCCTTGTGCAGGAGCTGCTGAGTTGTCATAAGCGACTGAACCTGTTCTGTGAGGCCGCCATAGGCTTCCTGTCGAACCCTTTCCATATCCTGGACTTGCCTGTCATATTTTTCCAGCGATTCCTTAATGGGTTCGACAACCCGCTTCACCCCTTCCTGACGCAGTTCCAAGTCGGCCTTGGCTGCCTCCTGGTAACTGGCAAGGGTCGCCGTTGCCAGATCAAGAAAAGATTCCTGGCTGTTTTTCAATGCTGTGGCAGAGATGGCCTGGAAGGTATCTGTGAGCTTTTGTTTTGCTTTCTCAAGCAATTGTAGCTTTTCTTCAGTTGCCAGTCGTTCTTTTTCTATGATGATTTCCAGTTTGGCCTGTTTCTCTCTCAGTTCCGTGATGTTTACTGTAAGATCTTTGACCTCGCCCGTCTTTTTTTCAAGTGCCTGTTGCACATGGCCCATCTGTTCAAGCTTGGCCTTGGCAGCGGAGCGCTCTTCACAAATCTTTAGCATGTTGGCTTCAGCGTGGCTCAACTCTTCTTGCAAATGAGCAATCCTGCCGTTTTTTTCTTGGAGTTCTTTCTCTTTGCTCCGGATGGCCTCCTCCAACCGTGCAAGCTCAGCGCTGTTCTGAGCAAGGACCCTTGACGCCTTTACACTGATCCTTGATCTTGCCGCCAGCCATGCAATCAGGCCACCGAAAACGCCGCCAAGAACAAATATTAGGATATAATTAAGATAATTCACGGAGGGCATTGTCTAACCAGAGTTCCGTCATTCATGAAGGTAGTCCTTTGAAATTATTTAGCAAGTTAGCACCGACTTTTACGTTACGATGATTGTCTAACCTGCTCACTCTTGAGCTTGTACTCACACACTGATCCCGAGTGATTCATACAATCTCTCAAAATTGACTTTTTCCTCGATGAGGCTGATGCCGCAATAGACTTTTTCTTTTTCCCTCAGGCGAAGCTTGCCGGAGAGTTCCTCGACCTTTTTTGCCACTGAATAAGTGTCATCTCGAACCACAACAATGGGTATGCCCTTCAACTCGGCTCTGGCAACCACAATTTCATTGGGATAAAGATTGCCTGTGAGGATAAGGCACTGCGTCATGGCCTCAACGGCTGCCAGTTGTATATCGGCCCGATCGCCGCCCACAATCACCGCATTATTTCTGGTTTTCCTGATATATTCAAGGGCACGATCAACCTGCATCCCTCCGATCAGAAAGTGCTCGATCAGGCCATCCAGTTTATTGCGGCAGCAGAGCACATCCCCCGCAAGGGTTTCCGCTATATCTCCAATCATCACTGAACCCAGGACAGCGTCCTCGGGAAGTATGCCAAAGACCGGGACTCCTTTCCGTTCAAGGAAGGGCACAATCAAGTCCTGGATCTTGTCTAAATAGCCTGCGTGTACTCTGTTTATGATAGCTCCCAAGAGACGTTCCTCCAGGACCTCCTGGGCATTCAAGACCGCATCCAGATAGAATTCCTTATCATAGTAATCCACCAAAAGGACACGGGCCTTGAGTCTTTCGATAATGTGATATCCTGATATGTCAAAAGCCATTCCTGACTCAAGCTTGCCTGCACCTCCAATGATCACCACATCTTTTTCTTGTGATACGGCTTCAAAGGCGTCCAGGATCTTCAGATCCAGTCCAGGACATTCACCACGGCAGCCATTCACCATCAGGTCGTGGGTCAAGACCACAGGGCAGAGTGTCTCCACCGGATCCTTCAACATAAGTACCCTGTGGATAAACCACGCGTCCTTATCAGTCAGCACACCGTCTATCTTAATAGGCAGCCGGCCAAAGGGCTTGAAATATCCCACCTTGAGGCCGTCTTTGAGAAACCGCTGACCTATTCCCATGACTGTCAGGTTTTTTCCTGAATACCCGGTTGTTGATCCTACGTATAGACAAACCATTTTACCTGTCTCCCCTCACTCTTGTATGGTGATTCTGGCATCCACTGCCACTACGCCCTGACCCTCCGGGCATACCAAGAGTGGATTAATATCCGCCTCAACGATTTCAGGAAAGTCCATGGCCATCTGAGAGAGCCTCACAAGGGCATCCCTGATCCCTTCAATATCTGCAGGCGCCTCACCCCGCACCCCACGCAGCAGCGGAAACGATCGGATTTCGCGGATCATTGCATCGGCGCTCTCAACGCTAAGCGGCGCAATTCTAAAGGACACATCTTTCAATACCTCAACATAGATTCCACCAAGGCCAAACATAACCATAGGGCCAAACTGCATGTCCCTGGTAATTCCCAGGATCACCTCTTTACCCTGTGTTACCATTTCCTGAACCATCACTCCCAG
This window of the Deltaproteobacteria bacterium genome carries:
- a CDS encoding HEAT repeat domain-containing protein, encoding MRSDLEACESVPSNGKHVAACMQAKGYLLITRSEAELLRVRSLQEKGLSERDVAARLQWNRGKVSRYVDEEYELGHIDSLGRQPVDVLASLGKPAVKPLIAELKDYDPLVRRQAAEALGEIRDPRAVKPLIALMKDTDPLIRRHAVKALGQISNARAVSPLIGVLNDQNEQSHVRMTAAEALGRIGERSALQALVSALHDPHWTVRSRAAIALGRITDPHAVGPLISALKDEDALVRGHVADALGEIKHESAIEPLRAALEDPDSDVRRRAKQALTKILSGQDS
- a CDS encoding TrkH family potassium uptake protein gives rise to the protein MRIRYTLHLVGILTIFLGLTMVFPLLFGLFYQDESVGPLAKSIVVTLGSGAALYFVFRSAKDEMMSHREGMGVVALGWTAAGLFGALPYYWGGVFNTFADAFFESLSGFTTTGASVLCNIEMVPRGFLFWRSLTHWLGGMGIIVLSLAILPLLGIGGMQLYKPEVPGPVPDKLKPRIRDTAMVLWKVYVLFSAAETLLLMLGGMDLFEAFCHTFGTMATGGFSTRNASIGAYNSPYIDTVICMFMLFAGINFSLHYQCLKGDCLAFWRNSEFRFFIGIAAIFCLVVTFNIYHAAYETLSGAIRFGVFQVLSIITTTGYATADYELWPPLSHSILLFCMFLGACAGSTGGGMKCLRIMLLLKHSYKQLFSLIHPHAVTQVKLGGHPISDEVLHSIWGYFMFYLGLFILCSFLLASMDVDVITSFAAVAATIGNIGPGLGLVGPTDNFAHIPLLGKWLLILCMLVGRLEIYTVLVLFVPEFWRK
- a CDS encoding phosphotransacetylase family protein, encoding MVCLYVGSTTGYSGKNLTVMGIGQRFLKDGLKVGYFKPFGRLPIKIDGVLTDKDAWFIHRVLMLKDPVETLCPVVLTHDLMVNGCRGECPGLDLKILDAFEAVSQEKDVVIIGGAGKLESGMAFDISGYHIIERLKARVLLVDYYDKEFYLDAVLNAQEVLEERLLGAIINRVHAGYLDKIQDLIVPFLERKGVPVFGILPEDAVLGSVMIGDIAETLAGDVLCCRNKLDGLIEHFLIGGMQVDRALEYIRKTRNNAVIVGGDRADIQLAAVEAMTQCLILTGNLYPNEIVVARAELKGIPIVVVRDDTYSVAKKVEELSGKLRLREKEKVYCGISLIEEKVNFERLYESLGISV
- the rmuC gene encoding DNA recombination protein RmuC, whose translation is MNYLNYILIFVLGGVFGGLIAWLAARSRISVKASRVLAQNSAELARLEEAIRSKEKELQEKNGRIAHLQEELSHAEANMLKICEERSAAKAKLEQMGHVQQALEKKTGEVKDLTVNITELREKQAKLEIIIEKERLATEEKLQLLEKAKQKLTDTFQAISATALKNSQESFLDLATATLASYQEAAKADLELRQEGVKRVVEPIKESLEKYDRQVQDMERVRQEAYGGLTEQVQSLMTTQQLLHKETANLVKALRTPQVRGRWGEITLRRVAELAGMLRCCDFFEQETRDTEQGRLRPDMIVRLPNERQIVVDAKAPLLAYLEALEAETEEERASKLVLHSKQIQAHMNKLSQKSYWEQFQPTPEFVVLFIPGENFFSSALEQNPGLIEKGVDKGVILATPTTFISLLKAVAFGWRQETMAKNAVVISNLGKELYERINTMTEHLGRLGRDVQRCVSTYNQVIGSFERRVLASARKFTEVGITKREGAEIPLINPVEKTTRQISLVPSNECDSSGISNGPARG
- the trkA gene encoding Trk system potassium transporter TrkA encodes the protein MKIVIVGAGEVGFHIASRLALENKEVVVIDNNAGALRRVFESLDVQAVQGCGSSPAILEQAGIKGADIMLAVTDSDETNLVASLFANILSPATIKLARIRSEDYLMHQDVLSQDPYRIDVMINPEAEAVKTVERLLRVPGAVDVGEFADGRIKLVGVHLDGNSPVAGTKLIDLRNKAGQKKILVAAIVRNEELIIPSGEDQILEGDLVYFVSEEKGLKAALKIFGKRAEPFNHVLLVGGGNLGLKAAKALEKHSIHTKLIEKDTDRCRELAEDLDKVVVLQGDGSDQELLREENIQDMDVVITLTGDEETNILTSLLAKRMGAHKTVTRISKFGYFPLVSAIGLEHVVSPRLAAINTILQYVRRGKVLSAMALKGEEAEVLEAIALETSDIVGNPLKKISFPQGALVVAIIRQDEVIIPTGDSVILPEDRIIILSTRQGIPQVEKALMVKLEYF